The following are encoded in a window of Plasmodium cynomolgi strain B DNA, chromosome 4, whole genome shotgun sequence genomic DNA:
- a CDS encoding replication factor C subunit 1 (putative), producing MSFKGKKLFDDDSSSDGGRKRKRLKKVSSSLFDSDDDDNDNDKDLFSKGEETNTSQSKSVVEIKDDDDSEQQDTYYTTGTSSNKSLPKKSSSKPMYHDITSYFKPSSKKMEDQTVADTVGTKHNVKGNARENTSLFDLESKKFKKEAPHTSTGLKREREEDLHDMIDEHKYKKKHTSPGNGKTKEESDFNNSGGSTTKKKKLTSMSTMGGNNNRDDTANKFDYLPFHNLKFVLTGVFKNFSRDELQSKIKEHGGSVMSAVSSKTHYLIHGEYLEDGRMYNEGRKYQKAFELQKMSKSIIKILNEEELLQMLPQEKDQTPKGGDAGHGKDDHDPFEKSQQSDFTKIRSESGNSGRGNSGSGSYKSAVQSEKKNTPNSGAPADQSKILNQLWVEKYRPKNLNELVGNNQNVLKLKNWLASWDDVCIKGLKKQVTKTFRGVYENVNARCALLSGSAGIGKTTTAKIVAESSGYNVIEFNASDERNKAAVEKISEMATGGYSIASIKSKKLTKTCIIMDEVDGMSSGDKGGSAAILKMIEKTKCPIICICNDRQNSKMRTLANKCYDLKFTTPNKNSVVKRLLEICKQEDIMMEPNALELLWESTNGDMRQMLNALQLLSKTENYTNVFNDNDKSASSINKWNAYAQISHDLALAERIKYNMKTTMDFSLLPHFSILSCVCPVMRIKMLKSFMSGRINFPSAFGKISTFNKNKRLLNEVCFNMSYKLNVCPKHMVTSGFLNYIYAQIISPLLSNNIPKAIQLMEEYNVTKEMITENIPCLRLPTQENLYDKLDSKVKASFTRLYNASHVIKNDPNSMRKGLKSTEKKSSFKLNEYESDEDIDELSESKEDKDDDVLVKSKVDKKPAAKGKATPRSKTKKR from the exons ATGAGCTTCAAAGGAAAGAAACTCTTTGATGATGATAGCAGCAGCGatgggggaaggaaaagaaagcgACTGAAAAAAGTATCAAGTAGTTTGTTTGATAGCGACGATGACGATAACGATAACGACAAAGATTTGTTTAGCAAAGGAGAAGAGACCAACACATCTCAATCCAAAAGTGTGGTCGAAATTAAGGACGATGACGATTCCGAGCAGCAGGATACCTACTACACCACAGGAACATCGTCCAACAAATCACTCCCCAAAAAGTCGTCAAGCAAACCCATGTACCATGACATAACGTCCTACTTCAAACCaagttccaaaaaaatggaggaccAAACTGTGGCAGACACAGTGGGAACTAAACACAATGTGAAGGGAAATGCACGAGAAAACACAAGTCTCTTCGATTtggagagtaaaaaatttaaaaaggaagctcCTCATACGAGCACCGGGCtgaagagggagagggaAGAAGACCTACACGACATGATAGACGAACacaagtataaaaaaaaacacacctCTCCAGGGAATGGAAAAACCAAAGAAGAATCAGACTTTAACAATAGCGGAGGGAGTAccacaaagaagaaaaaactcaCCTCCATGTCCACCATGGGTGGAAATAACAACAGGGACGATACAGCCAACAAGTTCGACTACCTCCCTTTTCATAACCTCAAATTTGTGTTAACAGgagtgtttaaaaatttctctCGAGATGAGTTACAATCCAAAATTAAAGAACATGGGGGAAGCGTTATGTCCGCTGTGTCGTCAAAAACGCATTATCTCATTCATGGAGAGTATTTGGAAGACGGCCGAATGTACAACGAGGGAAGGAAGTATCAGAAGGCGTTCGAGCTCCAGAAGATGAGCAAGtccattattaaaattttgaatgagGAGGAGCTGCTACAGATGCTACCGCAGGAGAAGGACCAAACTCCCAAGGGGGGAGACGCGGGTCACGGGAAGGATGATCACGacccatttgaaaaaagcCAGCAGAGCGACTTCACCAAGATTAGGAGCGAGAGTGGGAATAGCGGACGTGGGAACAGCGGAAGTGGGAGCTATAAAAGCGCAGTGCAGAGcgagaagaaaaacacaccCAACTCCGGTGCTCCTGCGGATCAAAGCAAAATCCTGAATCAACTCTGGGTGGAGAAGTACAGACCAAAAAATCTGAACGAACTTGTAGGGAACAACCAGAATGTGctcaagttaaaaaattggctagctAGCTGGGATGATGTATGCATAAAGGGGCTCAAAAAACAAGTAACGAAAACATTTAGAGGAGTAtacgaaaatgtgaatgcCAGGTGTGCCCTTTTGAGTGGCTCTGCAGGAATTGGAAAAACGACAACTGCAAAAATTGTGGCAGAGAGCTCCGGATATAACGTTATCGAATTTAATGCGTCTGATGAGAGAAACAAAGCAGCGGTAGAAAAAATCAGTGAAATGGCCACCGGGGGATACTCCATTGCTTCTAtcaaaagcaaaaaattgaccAAAACCTGCATAATTATGGACGAAGTGGATGGTATGTCTAGCGGAGACAAGGGAGGCAGTGCAGCCATCTTAAAGATGAtcgaaaaaacaaagtgcCCAATTATCTGCATATGTAATGATAGACAGAATAGCAAAATGAGAACACTAGCCAATAAATGCTAcgatttaaaatttacaactccaaataaaaatagcgTAGTGAAGAGGCTACTCGAAATATGTAAGCAAGAAGATATTATGATGGAGCCAAACGCATTGGAGCTTCTATGGGAAAGTACAAATGGAGACATGAGACAAATGCTGAACGCGTTGCAGTTACTCTCCAAGAC tgaAAATTACACCAATGTATTTAATGATAATGATAAATCTGCTAGCtcaataaataaatggaatgCCTATGCCCAAATATCACATGATTTAGCTCTAGCCGAAAGAATTAAATACAACATGAAAACGACAATggatttttctctccttcctcACTTCTCTATTCTCTCCTGTGTATGTCCTGTCATGAGAATAAAAATGCTAAAATCATTTATGTCTGGCCGAATTAATTTCCCTTCCGCTTTTGGAAAAATCTCCACCttcaacaaaaataaaaggctACTAAATGAAGTATGCTTTAACATGTCCTATAAACTCAATGTCTGTCCAAAACACATGGTTACTTCTggatttttaaattatatatatgctcagATTATTTCTCCACTCCTAAGTAATAATATCCCCAAAGCGATCCAACTTATGGAAGAATATAATGTAACTAAGGAAATGATAACAGAGAATATCCCTTGTTTGAGATTACCTACACAGGAAAATTTGTATGATAAATTGGATTCCAAAGTTAAGGCATCCTTCACTCGG